The Glycine max cultivar Williams 82 chromosome 12, Glycine_max_v4.0, whole genome shotgun sequence genome window below encodes:
- the LOC100786340 gene encoding cyclin-dependent kinases regulatory subunit 1 gives MGQIQYSEKYFDDTYEYRHVVLPPEVAKLLPKNRLLSENEWRAIGVQQSRGWVHYAIHRPEPHIMLFRRPLNYQQQQENQAQQSMLVK, from the exons ATGGGTCAGATCCAGTACTCCGAGAAGTACTTCGATGACACTTATGAATATAG ACATGTGGTTCTTCCTCCTGAAGTCGCAAAACTGCTTCCCAAGAATCGTCTTCTCTCCGAA AATGAGTGGCGAGCTATTGGGGTTCAGCAGAGCCGTGGCTGGGTTCACTATGCAATTCATCGCCCTGAGCCACACATAATGCTTTTCAGGAGGCCGTTGAATTATCAGCAGCAGCAGGAAAACCAGGCCCAGCAAAGCATGCTTGTCAAATGA